One window from the genome of Epinephelus moara isolate mb chromosome 21, YSFRI_EMoa_1.0, whole genome shotgun sequence encodes:
- the LOC126383164 gene encoding tetratricopeptide repeat protein 39C-like isoform X1 encodes MADPTEPAPRSMEDEKTETINDAELALKGINMLLNNGFKESDELFRLYRNHSPLMSFGASFVSFLNAMMTFEEEKMQMAFEDLKATERLCESENTGVIETIKNKIKRSMDSQRSGVAAVDRLQRQIIIADCQVYLAVLSFIKQELSSYIKGGWILRKAWKMYNKCYSDITHLQEGSRRRASEQQALPPPSLSSDKSEHSRSSSPGPSPSLRLDGINPEALDRLKGSVSFGYGLFHLCISMVPPHLLKIVNLLGFPGDRLQGLSALTYASESKDMKAPLATLALLWYHTVVQPFFALDGTDTQAGLMEAKSILQQREAIYPNSSLFMFFKGRVQRLECQISNALTSFRDALDLASDQREIQHVCLYEIGWCSMIELNYTEAYRAFERLKTESRWSQCYYAYLTGVCQGATGDLEGAVRVFKDVERLFKRKNNQIELFSMKRAEKLRTTSLSRELCILSVIEILYLWKALPNCSTAKLQTMTQVLQGIDDASCAGLKNLLLGAINRCLHNTKDAIQYFHLAARDEVGRLSNSYVQPYSCYELGCVLLNAPESAGKGRMLMLQAKEDYAGYDFENRLHVRIHSALASMRAAAAQP; translated from the exons ATGGCGGACCCGACGGAACCAGCCCCGAGGAGCATGGAGGATGAGAAGACAGAGACTATCAACGACGCAGAGCTGGCGCTGAAGGGGATCAATATGCTCCTCAACAATGGATTCAAGGAGAGCGACGAGCTCTTCAGATTGTACAG GAACCACAGTCCTCTGATGAGTTTCGGGGCCAGTTTTGTGAGTTTTCTG AACGCCATGATGACAtttgaggaggagaaaatgCAGATGGCCTTTGAGGACCTCAAAGCTACAGAGAGACTGTGTGagagtgaaaacactggagTCATTGAGACCATTAAAAACAAGATCAAGAGGAGT ATGGACTCCCAGAGGTCGGGGGTGGCCGCAGTGGACCGACTCCAGAGGCAGATCATCATCGCAGACTGCCAGGTTTACCTTGCAGTGCTGTCTTTCATCAAACAAGAGCTGTCGT CGTACATCAAAGGAGGCTGGATCCTCCGCAAAGCCTGGAAGATGTACAACAAATGCTACAGCGACATCACACACCTGCAGGAGGGCAGCAGAAGACGAGCCTCCGAACAGCAAGCACTGCCGCCTCCGTCTCTGTCCTCTGACAAGTCCGAGCACAGCCGCTCCTCTTCGCCCGGGCCGAGCCCATCCCTGAGACTAGACGGTATCAACCCCGAGGCGCTGGATCGACTAAAAGGTTCAGTCAGCTTCGGTTACGgcctcttccacctctgcatcTCCATGGTGCCGCCGCACCTCCTGAAGATCGTCAACCTGCTGGGCTTCCCTGGCGACCGCCTTCAGGGCCTGTCAGCGCTCACATACGCCAGTGAAAGTAAGGACATGAAGGCCCCCTTAGCTAC CCTGGCCCTCCTGTGGTACCACACAGTAGTGCAGCCCTTCTTTGCTCTGGacggcacagacacacaggcaggcCTGATGGAAGCCAAGTCCATCCTACAACAAAGGGAGGCCATCTATCCCAACTCCTCCCTCTTCATGTTTTTCAAAGGCAGAGTCCAACGCCTCGAG TGCCAGATCAGTAATGCCTTGACGTCCTTCCGTGATGCCTTAGATCTGGCCTCTGACCAGAGGGAGATTCAGCACGTGTGTTTATATGAAATAG GTTGGTGCAGCATGATCGAACTGAACTACACAGAAGCCTACAGGGCCTTTGAGCGACTGAAGACAGAGTCTCGCTGGTCCCAGTGCTACTACGCCTATTTAACTGGAG TGTGCCAAGGAGCCACAGGTGATCTGGAGGGAGCTGTCAGGGTTTTTAAGGATGTTGAAAGGCTTTTCAAACGCAAAAATAATCAGATCGAGTTGTTCTCCATGAAGAGG GCTGAGAAGCTAAGGACCACCAGCCTGTCCAGAGAACTCTGCATCCTGTCTGTGATTGAGATTCTTTACCTGTGGAAAGCTCTGCCCAACTGCTCCACCGCCAAGCTGCAGACGATGACACAAG TCCTGCAGGGGATTGACGATGCCTCATGTGCAGGCCTGAAAAACCTGCTTCTCGGTGCCATTAACAGATGTCTTCATAATACCAAAGATGCCATCCAG tatttCCATCTGGCTGCGAGGGATGAGGTCGGTCGTCTGAGCAACTCTTACGTGCAGCCCTACTCCTGCTATGAGCTGGGCTGTGTGCTGCTCAACGCCCCAGAG tcTGCAGGGAAGGGCAGAATGCTGATGCTTCAGGCTAAG GAGGACTACGCCGGCTATGACTTTGAGAACAGGCTCCATGTTCGCATTCATTCAGCTCTGGCCTCTATgagagctgctgcagcacagcCTTGA
- the LOC126383164 gene encoding tetratricopeptide repeat protein 39C-like isoform X2 codes for MEAKSILQQREAIYPNSSLFMFFKGRVQRLECQISNALTSFRDALDLASDQREIQHVCLYEIGWCSMIELNYTEAYRAFERLKTESRWSQCYYAYLTGVCQGATGDLEGAVRVFKDVERLFKRKNNQIELFSMKRAEKLRTTSLSRELCILSVIEILYLWKALPNCSTAKLQTMTQVLQGIDDASCAGLKNLLLGAINRCLHNTKDAIQYFHLAARDEVGRLSNSYVQPYSCYELGCVLLNAPESAGKGRMLMLQAKEDYAGYDFENRLHVRIHSALASMRAAAAQP; via the exons ATGGAAGCCAAGTCCATCCTACAACAAAGGGAGGCCATCTATCCCAACTCCTCCCTCTTCATGTTTTTCAAAGGCAGAGTCCAACGCCTCGAG TGCCAGATCAGTAATGCCTTGACGTCCTTCCGTGATGCCTTAGATCTGGCCTCTGACCAGAGGGAGATTCAGCACGTGTGTTTATATGAAATAG GTTGGTGCAGCATGATCGAACTGAACTACACAGAAGCCTACAGGGCCTTTGAGCGACTGAAGACAGAGTCTCGCTGGTCCCAGTGCTACTACGCCTATTTAACTGGAG TGTGCCAAGGAGCCACAGGTGATCTGGAGGGAGCTGTCAGGGTTTTTAAGGATGTTGAAAGGCTTTTCAAACGCAAAAATAATCAGATCGAGTTGTTCTCCATGAAGAGG GCTGAGAAGCTAAGGACCACCAGCCTGTCCAGAGAACTCTGCATCCTGTCTGTGATTGAGATTCTTTACCTGTGGAAAGCTCTGCCCAACTGCTCCACCGCCAAGCTGCAGACGATGACACAAG TCCTGCAGGGGATTGACGATGCCTCATGTGCAGGCCTGAAAAACCTGCTTCTCGGTGCCATTAACAGATGTCTTCATAATACCAAAGATGCCATCCAG tatttCCATCTGGCTGCGAGGGATGAGGTCGGTCGTCTGAGCAACTCTTACGTGCAGCCCTACTCCTGCTATGAGCTGGGCTGTGTGCTGCTCAACGCCCCAGAG tcTGCAGGGAAGGGCAGAATGCTGATGCTTCAGGCTAAG GAGGACTACGCCGGCTATGACTTTGAGAACAGGCTCCATGTTCGCATTCATTCAGCTCTGGCCTCTATgagagctgctgcagcacagcCTTGA